From Pirellulaceae bacterium:
TAGCTTTTTGCCGGCATGCCCAGCACGTGGAGGACTTGTCGATATTTTTCGTAATGGCTCCAGACGCTGGAGGGAAGGCTATCGCGGATTTTGTTCCAAAATGATTCGATGCCGATCCAAAACGGGGTGCCGGCCAACGGCGTCAGCAGGTCCCGTCCAAGTGAGAAAGCCAGTAATTCGGTGGCAGAGGCGGTGATTTTATGGGATCCGCGGAAGAGGGGGCCGAGTTTCCAGATTCGACCTCGTTGAGTTTCGTGAACGCCAACATCAATACCTGCCGCTTGTAAGGCCTCCAAGTCTCGTCGCACGCTGCGAGTGTGGAGTGACGAGAGTCCAAGCTCGTCGACCAGTTCATCTCGCAATTCCGGTAGTGTACGACCGAATCGAAACCGTTCGAGGATTTGCAGTAACTTATGCTGACGAATGAGTTGTTCGTTGCGAGCCATAGAATGAGCATCTGGGAAGAAATGTCAGCGAACGTGATGAATTGCGGCGGAGGAACAGTCGTGTTATTTCGGGATAAGGGCCACAATGCGATTAATCACCTCTTCAATTTCCAGCCCGTCGCTGATGATTTCGATCGCGTCATCGGCTTTGACCAATCGGCCGATCGGTCGGCTGGCATCCTGCTTGTCCCGTTGGTTTTGCTGCTCGAGGATGTCATTTAGCGAAACCTGGTTCCCACGTTGCTCGAGTTCCTCTTTCCGCCGCCGGGCCCTTTCGTGGGGGGTCGCGTTAAGAAAAATTTTCAGATCGGCATCTGGAAAGACGAAGGAGCCTTGGTCGCGACCTTCGGTGACGATGTTGCCTGCGGCGGCAACTAGTCGCTGCTGTTCGGAAAGATAGGTGCGAACGGCTCGATTGTCTGCGACGGGTCGGATCGCTGAGGTGACTTCGGGTGACCGGATTTGGTTCGTGACATCCTCGCCGTTAACACGAATCCAGCCTTCGCCCGACTCAATCGTGAGATCATCAACGAGATTGGTAACGGCTTGTTGGTCGTCCAGTTTTACC
This genomic window contains:
- the cmk gene encoding (d)CMP kinase, yielding MIITIDGPAGAGKSTVARQLAQRLGFRFLDTGAMYRAVARAAIERKVKLDDQQAVTNLVDDLTIESGEGWIRVNGEDVTNQIRSPEVTSAIRPVADNRAVRTYLSEQQRLVAAAGNIVTEGRDQGSFVFPDADLKIFLNATPHERARRRKEELEQRGNQVSLNDILEQQNQRDKQDASRPIGRLVKADDAIEIISDGLEIEEVINRIVALIPK